In the genome of Chelmon rostratus isolate fCheRos1 chromosome 24, fCheRos1.pri, whole genome shotgun sequence, one region contains:
- the cenpl gene encoding centromere protein L isoform X3, translating into MISSVTRAPLVQRRSRSKSYLQPERSCFGSVSRLNSIPALTPRRLSTSRRAPRFHNITEKVNPEQLALLVKTEWQLSYVTPLHQFRHTQLRSYSRQLSAFIAAEKQQGLAVEVEGPQSGFRVSFSVVQGLVEEEDDAETVLIQIHSKPLFVRQDEPQRPVWSGWLTCINGNQEYLRSLPEDFICLPLFGSSGAEGLTAAVKSWFQQTFDCCFGPLEISHTSLQWLSALWTDCHTECNIQHLKMIWTLPVAPPLQVTYTVNPQDAWELWSSVRKDPQEEKKGEEEMENSIHIEEVMRFIQELKSHFYRHFRLDLSAGSLNQVSTALGSAKYSGRIKISNSRYMITTLTLLTECALLKMPI; encoded by the exons ATGATTTCCAGTGTCACGAGGGCTCCTCTCgttcagaggaggagcagaagtaAGAGCTACCTGCAGCCGGAACGCAGCTGCTTCGGTTCTGTTTCACGACTCAACTCGATTCCAGCGCTGACGCCACGCAGGCTCAGCACCAGCAGAAGGGCCCCAAGGTTCCACAATATCACT GAGAAGGTGAATCCGGAGCAGCTGGCCTTACTGGTGAAGACGGAGTGGCAGCTGTCTTATGTTACTCCCCTCCATCAGTTCAGACACACCCAGCTGAGGAGCTACTCCAGGCAGCTCTCAGCGTTTATTGCTGCTGAGAAGCAGCAAGGTTTGGCGGTGGAAGTGGAAGGACCACAGAGCGGCTTCAGAGTCTCCTTCTCTGTGGTGCAGGGGCTGGtcgaggaggaagatgatgcaGAGACCGTCCTCATACAG ATCCATTCAAAGCCGTTGTTTGTCAGGCAGGACGAGCCGCAGCGGCCAGTGTGGAGCGGCTGGCTGACCTGCATCAATGGCAACCAGGAATACCTGCGCTCACTTCCAGAGGACTTCATCTGCCTGCCGCTCTTCGGCAGCAGTGGGGCTGAGGGTCTCACTGCTGCGGTCAAATCCTGGTTCCAGCAGACCTTCGACTGTTGCTTTGGCCCGCTGGAAATCAGCCACACGAGTCTCCAGTGGCTGTCGGCATTATGGACTGACTGCCACACTGAGTGCAACATCCAGCACCTCAAAATGATTTGGACGCTTCCGGTGGCGCCACCGCTGCAGGTCACCTACACAGTTAACCCCCAAGACGCCTGGGAGCTGTGGAGCAGTGTGAGGAAGGATccacaggaggagaagaaaggagaggaggagatggagaataGTATTCATATTGAGGAGGTGATGAGGTTCATCCAGGAGTTAAAGAGCCACTTCTACAGACACTTCAGGCTGGATCTGTCAGCGGGAAGCCTGAACCAGGTCTCCACAGCACTGGGCTCGGCCAAGTACAGCGGCAGGATCAAG ATCTCCAACAGCAGATACATGATCACCACTCTGACGCTGCTGACAGAATGTGCCCTCCTCAAAATGCCCATCTGA
- the cenpl gene encoding centromere protein L isoform X1 codes for MERHHGNVTRAPLVQRRSRSKSYLQPERSCFGSVSRLNSIPALTPRRLSTSRRAPRFHNITEKVNPEQLALLVKTEWQLSYVTPLHQFRHTQLRSYSRQLSAFIAAEKQQGLAVEVEGPQSGFRVSFSVVQGLVEEEDDAETVLIQIHSKPLFVRQDEPQRPVWSGWLTCINGNQEYLRSLPEDFICLPLFGSSGAEGLTAAVKSWFQQTFDCCFGPLEISHTSLQWLSALWTDCHTECNIQHLKMIWTLPVAPPLQVTYTVNPQDAWELWSSVRKDPQEEKKGEEEMENSIHIEEVMRFIQELKSHFYRHFRLDLSAGSLNQVSTALGSAKYSGRIKISNSRYMITTLTLLTECALLKMPI; via the exons ATGGAGCGACATCATGGCAA TGTCACGAGGGCTCCTCTCgttcagaggaggagcagaagtaAGAGCTACCTGCAGCCGGAACGCAGCTGCTTCGGTTCTGTTTCACGACTCAACTCGATTCCAGCGCTGACGCCACGCAGGCTCAGCACCAGCAGAAGGGCCCCAAGGTTCCACAATATCACT GAGAAGGTGAATCCGGAGCAGCTGGCCTTACTGGTGAAGACGGAGTGGCAGCTGTCTTATGTTACTCCCCTCCATCAGTTCAGACACACCCAGCTGAGGAGCTACTCCAGGCAGCTCTCAGCGTTTATTGCTGCTGAGAAGCAGCAAGGTTTGGCGGTGGAAGTGGAAGGACCACAGAGCGGCTTCAGAGTCTCCTTCTCTGTGGTGCAGGGGCTGGtcgaggaggaagatgatgcaGAGACCGTCCTCATACAG ATCCATTCAAAGCCGTTGTTTGTCAGGCAGGACGAGCCGCAGCGGCCAGTGTGGAGCGGCTGGCTGACCTGCATCAATGGCAACCAGGAATACCTGCGCTCACTTCCAGAGGACTTCATCTGCCTGCCGCTCTTCGGCAGCAGTGGGGCTGAGGGTCTCACTGCTGCGGTCAAATCCTGGTTCCAGCAGACCTTCGACTGTTGCTTTGGCCCGCTGGAAATCAGCCACACGAGTCTCCAGTGGCTGTCGGCATTATGGACTGACTGCCACACTGAGTGCAACATCCAGCACCTCAAAATGATTTGGACGCTTCCGGTGGCGCCACCGCTGCAGGTCACCTACACAGTTAACCCCCAAGACGCCTGGGAGCTGTGGAGCAGTGTGAGGAAGGATccacaggaggagaagaaaggagaggaggagatggagaataGTATTCATATTGAGGAGGTGATGAGGTTCATCCAGGAGTTAAAGAGCCACTTCTACAGACACTTCAGGCTGGATCTGTCAGCGGGAAGCCTGAACCAGGTCTCCACAGCACTGGGCTCGGCCAAGTACAGCGGCAGGATCAAG ATCTCCAACAGCAGATACATGATCACCACTCTGACGCTGCTGACAGAATGTGCCCTCCTCAAAATGCCCATCTGA
- the LOC121627332 gene encoding FUN14 domain-containing protein 1 isoform X1, whose translation MATVDHREGQDDPESEDEVYEVVDLTEYARRHQWWSRVFGNNSGPIAEKYSVATQLMMGGVTGWCAGYLFQRVGKIAATAVGGGFLLLQIANHSGYVQVDWKKVEKDVNKAKKHLKKKANKAAPEINTFIEEVKATDFIKRNIVLSSGFVGGFFLGLAS comes from the exons ATGGCGACGGTGGACCACAGAGAAG GTCAGGACGACCCAGAGAGTGAAGATGAGGTTTATGAGGTGGTGGACCTGACAGAATATGCCCGCAGGCACCAGTGGTGGAGTCGGGTGTTTGGGAACAACTCCGGCCCCATTGCTGAGAAGTATTCCGTGGCCACCCAGCTCATGATGGGAGGGGTGACTGGATG GTGTGCTGGTTACCTCTTCCAGAGAGTCGGGAAGATAGCTGCTACCGCGGTTGGAGGAGGGTTCCTTCTTTTGCAG ATAGCCAATCACAGCGGTTACGTGCAGGTGGACTGGAAGAAGGTGGAGAAGGATGTGAACAAAGCAAAGAAGCACCTgaagaagaaagcaaacaaagcagctcctgaaataaatacattcattgAGGAGGTAAAG GCCACAGACTTCATCAAAAGGAACATCGTCTTGTCCAGCGGGTTCGTTGGTGGCTTCTTTCTGGGTCTTGCCTCCTAA
- the cenpl gene encoding centromere protein L isoform X2, with product MASNVTRAPLVQRRSRSKSYLQPERSCFGSVSRLNSIPALTPRRLSTSRRAPRFHNITEKVNPEQLALLVKTEWQLSYVTPLHQFRHTQLRSYSRQLSAFIAAEKQQGLAVEVEGPQSGFRVSFSVVQGLVEEEDDAETVLIQIHSKPLFVRQDEPQRPVWSGWLTCINGNQEYLRSLPEDFICLPLFGSSGAEGLTAAVKSWFQQTFDCCFGPLEISHTSLQWLSALWTDCHTECNIQHLKMIWTLPVAPPLQVTYTVNPQDAWELWSSVRKDPQEEKKGEEEMENSIHIEEVMRFIQELKSHFYRHFRLDLSAGSLNQVSTALGSAKYSGRIKISNSRYMITTLTLLTECALLKMPI from the exons ATGGCAAGTAA TGTCACGAGGGCTCCTCTCgttcagaggaggagcagaagtaAGAGCTACCTGCAGCCGGAACGCAGCTGCTTCGGTTCTGTTTCACGACTCAACTCGATTCCAGCGCTGACGCCACGCAGGCTCAGCACCAGCAGAAGGGCCCCAAGGTTCCACAATATCACT GAGAAGGTGAATCCGGAGCAGCTGGCCTTACTGGTGAAGACGGAGTGGCAGCTGTCTTATGTTACTCCCCTCCATCAGTTCAGACACACCCAGCTGAGGAGCTACTCCAGGCAGCTCTCAGCGTTTATTGCTGCTGAGAAGCAGCAAGGTTTGGCGGTGGAAGTGGAAGGACCACAGAGCGGCTTCAGAGTCTCCTTCTCTGTGGTGCAGGGGCTGGtcgaggaggaagatgatgcaGAGACCGTCCTCATACAG ATCCATTCAAAGCCGTTGTTTGTCAGGCAGGACGAGCCGCAGCGGCCAGTGTGGAGCGGCTGGCTGACCTGCATCAATGGCAACCAGGAATACCTGCGCTCACTTCCAGAGGACTTCATCTGCCTGCCGCTCTTCGGCAGCAGTGGGGCTGAGGGTCTCACTGCTGCGGTCAAATCCTGGTTCCAGCAGACCTTCGACTGTTGCTTTGGCCCGCTGGAAATCAGCCACACGAGTCTCCAGTGGCTGTCGGCATTATGGACTGACTGCCACACTGAGTGCAACATCCAGCACCTCAAAATGATTTGGACGCTTCCGGTGGCGCCACCGCTGCAGGTCACCTACACAGTTAACCCCCAAGACGCCTGGGAGCTGTGGAGCAGTGTGAGGAAGGATccacaggaggagaagaaaggagaggaggagatggagaataGTATTCATATTGAGGAGGTGATGAGGTTCATCCAGGAGTTAAAGAGCCACTTCTACAGACACTTCAGGCTGGATCTGTCAGCGGGAAGCCTGAACCAGGTCTCCACAGCACTGGGCTCGGCCAAGTACAGCGGCAGGATCAAG ATCTCCAACAGCAGATACATGATCACCACTCTGACGCTGCTGACAGAATGTGCCCTCCTCAAAATGCCCATCTGA
- the LOC121627332 gene encoding FUN14 domain-containing protein 1 isoform X2, with protein MATVDHREGQDDPESEDEVYEVVDLTEYARRHQWWSRVFGNNSGPIAEKYSVATQLMMGGVTGWCAGYLFQRVGKIAATAVGGGFLLLQIANHSGYVQVDWKKVEKDVNKAKKHLKKKANKAAPEINTFIEEATDFIKRNIVLSSGFVGGFFLGLAS; from the exons ATGGCGACGGTGGACCACAGAGAAG GTCAGGACGACCCAGAGAGTGAAGATGAGGTTTATGAGGTGGTGGACCTGACAGAATATGCCCGCAGGCACCAGTGGTGGAGTCGGGTGTTTGGGAACAACTCCGGCCCCATTGCTGAGAAGTATTCCGTGGCCACCCAGCTCATGATGGGAGGGGTGACTGGATG GTGTGCTGGTTACCTCTTCCAGAGAGTCGGGAAGATAGCTGCTACCGCGGTTGGAGGAGGGTTCCTTCTTTTGCAG ATAGCCAATCACAGCGGTTACGTGCAGGTGGACTGGAAGAAGGTGGAGAAGGATGTGAACAAAGCAAAGAAGCACCTgaagaagaaagcaaacaaagcagctcctgaaataaatacattcattgAGGAG GCCACAGACTTCATCAAAAGGAACATCGTCTTGTCCAGCGGGTTCGTTGGTGGCTTCTTTCTGGGTCTTGCCTCCTAA